The window GCCATGAACAGGTGGCTGCTTCCAGTGAGAACCCCCTGGATGCTCAGGGATGATTCCTCGTGGCCTGTCAGCACATCTCAATGGCAGAGCCAGCTCCTGGGCTGGCAGACCCACCTTCCCGTGGGTGCTGtgtcagcagggctggcacagggtcCGGGGGTGGGTTCCCTTCTCAGGACCCCAGAGCATTTGGATCCCATCCAGCACTGGCTTCCCACACAGCCTCATCTGGGAGAGGCTGCCAGGGCCTCAAGCAGGCTGGGCACGGCCTGGACTTGCCCTCCAtctcctgtcctgctgtgggcagctgCCATGGCACCCTGGCCAAagaggcacagcagaacatgTAAAGGACCCCCCACACTGTCATATCctctcccagctttccttcccACTAATGCTGCCCTGGCCCCTGTTTTGCAGAGCTGGTGTTCCCACGCGATGCCAACGTGTTCTATGGCATGAACAGCCATGTGAACTTCGACTTCATCCTGCggaaaagagcagagccagTTGGCTGAGGGCCCCCCGTGTGCCCAGTGATGTGTCGGTGTTACCTGCTGAGGATGTGCAAtgtgggcagccctggggcaaGAGGCTGCCATGTGGTCTCAAAGACACCCCACGAGCCAGCTCCCTTCGTGAGAGAACAGTCTCCTTCCTGCCAGTATTACACAGAAGAGcatgtgaatttatttttacacaCCTGAATAAAGTCCTGAGTACACATCTGCCTGAACCAGCTGAAAAGGTTTTGCACTTGTTCCACGCCAGAGAATTACCTATTTTGGATGTTGTTTCCAAAGAACTCTAAAATGAATGAACTGCACTTGTCTTTGGATGATTGTCATGAATTGTTCATGAGCAGGACAAACACACACTTCTTGTGTGGAATGAGGTCTTAGTGCCACAACAGGGTGGTTGTCCTTGGACTTTGGTAACCCATGAAACACAGCTCGATGCCTCTTCCTCATGTGCAATTACTCGTCGTGAACAGAACTTTTAACTTCTTTAAAAGCCATAAGTGAGACGCTGGATTGTAAACAGCCCTTCTTTGAGATACattaaatagattttatttacatatttacaaTATTTCTGCAGATAGCACTGTGCAAATTTAGGAGTTAGttatttccaaagaaataaCTTAGGATTGTTAAGGATCATTAGTTAAAGCAGAATTTTATCCATGCCTTGGgccttttcctcctcaattCAGTCACACTAATTTTCAAAACTGGCATCAAGGTGTGTAAGTTTTACACTACATTTGGATTTATCACTTGTGTTTACAAGGAGGTAAAACAGACCTCCTGTAGGTCTAACAGGCCTGTTGTCCATCCAGGAGCCCCACTGCAGGTCCTAGTCTAGTTCATGAATTCCAGTTGTATCTTGAGGGGATGGTGGAGGGGGGGGATTGTTACGGAGCTTTTAAGCTTTGCCCAAAAGTGAAGTTTCCTCTGCATTCTGGTTCAGTGTCAGTGTCTGGTACAGTGCAGTTCCTCATGTAGCTCCTAATGTATATAGTCCTGTTCACTCAGAGGTTGTATGGCTGTGTTAAGCTGAAAGGTGAATGTTCTGgattttaaattacattctCCAACTGTTTGTATGTAAGatgtttttaattgtttatcTATAATCTTTATATGATAAGTATAtaaattgtttttcattaatACTTGCCTGGAATCAGTTGCTTTTCCTTTATTACTGCACGtcagttgtgggttttttacaCCTCAGAGCCCTTCCCTGTCACTCTCTTCAACTTCTTCACTGTTACTGTTCCAAGTTCTCAACAGCAAAGCCAAAGCCACTGAGAGCACAACAGCACTTTTCCATCCTCAACCCAAAGCAAAGAATGAGCTCTTGGGTTCCAAGCAGTCTTCTTGCAATTCATCAGTTTTGGGGCCTGTCCCCACCTTTCTTGTGAAGAAGCTGCCAGAAGGTTGGTTCAAAACTGGTGCCCTTAGATGAGTCAAAAAAACCACAGAGTAGATACATGGAAAAGTAAGTACAGGAAACGGGAAAAAGACCAGAAAAATCCAGAAGTGTTTCAACTGGCTCCTATTTTTCCAAAAGTTAGTTCTGAGTAGGGCAAAACCTGGCCAGCACCTGCCACGGAGCTGAAAACACAGGGAACAGCACTTGTCACAAGGCAGAACCACTGGCATCCCCCAGGCCTTGCATGTGTcaataaataaagaattttgTATGTATAAACACACAAGGTAAAGGATTGATCAGCAAGACTGAGGCTTTGTCTGCTCTGAAACAAACACAATCATTTAATTCATATATTCCTAATTTGTTCTCCTCCCTGCAAGCACCATCAAACTTCCTGAGtcaactaaaagaaaaaaaccacacaaggCCCAACCCTGCTATGAAGTTGTTTTTCATAAACTGCTACTGCTCTGCTTAAGGAAACCAGaccctttctctcttttattatttgaatgaggttaaaaaagggggggaaggggggcaggggggaggggagggctgacgttgcttgtattttttttaaatccatgcCCTGTTTACTGGTGGGGAACACCTTGTGTGACACAGGGGCATGAtgtggcagcacacagggcagtcccatggcagggggaagaaggagaagccactcacagacacacaggggGGTCCATCACAGAACAAAAGGCACAGGAGGGTGGGAGAGGAGTGCTGGATGCTCACTTGGTCATGGGAGTCCTGCCGAAGGCCACAGGTGTCCTACCACCAACCTTGGGCATTCCCACTGTCCTTCAAACAGGGCAGACACGGGTTCAGGAAGTGAGACCAGTGGAGGCAGTGAGAGGGATTTTGAGGAGGAATGATGGGGGCTGTGATGGGGCCTGCAGTGCACCTCCATACTCACCAGTCACTGGGCTCCTGCTCCCATGTGGACAGCAGAAGGAACAGCTtccaggtgggagctgcagaaCAGGCACTGCCAGTGACTCCAGGGGAGAGAGACACAACTGACAATCCCTTCAGCTGGCCCTCCATTAACCTTTACATTCAATATTCAGTTGGacaaggctctgagcaacctggtctgctggaaagtgtccctgcctgtgccttcagaggtcccttccaacccacccCATGAagaacacacacagcagctcatctTGCTCCAGGTTCTATGTATTATCAGACCGGCTGACAGGTAATAATAACATGTCTTCTTCAGCAGAAAGCACAACATTGATCAGGAATTatcaaaaacaaaccaaaattaaaaccaaaaccccagTCACACATACTTGACACACAGATCTGCCAGCAGGTGGGTCCCTGGATGGCAATGCCAGGAGGGAatcctcccactgccccagcagctcgggggctgtgccagctgccctgAGCAGTGTAGTCCATGATCACCTGGCCTCTGAGagaggtgtttttttgttttttttttaaataacacaaCAGCAATTACATCAGAACTCATCCAAAAAAACAGACAAGTTCTCTCCTCACATGAAAAAGTATCCAGGCAAGTTGCCTTTCCGTCCTGTAGCACAATTGTCAGGCTGTTGGAGACAGGAATGTTCCTGTAGGTTGTTTCAGTTTAATAAGGAGAGTTTGTAACTTCCCCTTTTTAAGTTCCCAAAGCTCCAACACTTGCTTTTATGGCCTAATTAAACAGGCCTGCAAATAGGTTGCAGGGCTTCGTTTTCCTGAAGGAATAAATGGAGGCAGGAGGTGAAGCAGGACATGACACCAACCAACTCCCACTGCACTCCCTTCAGAGATACAAATCAAACCAACCACCTCCACCTCCATGACTTTAGAAACACCAAGACATCCCACCTGGACTGGGAGGCCTATTTGGATGGGATGTAGTAAGATCAGAAATGAGCCAGCACTGGTTGTGATGGGGAGGATGAGAGAGGAGCACTGCTCCCCTGCACTGAACAATTCTGGGAAACACCTTGATTCTGACAGGGATCCCTttggaaaataaaccaaaatccCCCAAAGCAAAGAGGGTGCTGAAAGCCTCCAGACCTACAAAGAGCAACAGTGAGGCCACAGCCCAGGTACAGCCATCCCAAAAGGCATTAACACTTGTACACCTCTATATATTAATCTTTATAAATACAGTGTTCTACCCGAGGAACTGTAGAAAGATGTCATTtcaggctgattttttttcttttttaacaaaagCTTTCCAGGGCTTTTGTTCAGCTCTCTGCCAGTCTGGAACAtttgttctttctccttcttcatctcccaccctgtccccagtgcACTCCGGTCCACCTGGTGCACTCAGCCACTGGCAGCAAGGGGAAGGAAACCACATGAagagctgctctccaacttTCAAGGGTGAAAAGCTAAAGTGTGAGGCAGGTTCAGCTGTCCCAGAGCCCGGGAAAGGGGGTGGTCATAGCTCATCCCTGGATGAGGGCTCGTTGAGGGAAGGCAGTGCCTCCTTGTTCTGGGCGTCGCTGTGGATGTGTTCCTGCTGCCGGGACTTCCACGAGTGCCTCCTGTCCCAGTCCGTGGCCACGGTCTCATTGTCCCAGATGGTGGAGGTCTCTGTGTCGCTGAGGTAGCCTGGCTGCCCCGTGTAGTGCGTGGGGTACACGAGCAGGGGCTCTGCTGAAAAGGCTTTCAAGTCTCTGGGCTCGTAGTATTCCATGTACTTGGTGCTGCAGAGGAGAGAAACACCATCAGGAACAGAAGGGATCTTTACCAGCACTAGGCTTGGGAGACAAGTCAATCCACTGAGCAGGGAGGTCCCAGGGAGGGGGTCGGTGCTGGGATACAACCTGGCTCTCTGCAGCCACAACCACGTGCCTTAAACCACACACACCTGTACAACCAAAGCCTGTTCCCAGAGACAGCCAAATGCCTCAGAACCAGCCCACAACCCTGCCCCAGGCAGCAACAACACTCCCTCTGTCACCTCCTCTGTGTTGGGAGGGCACAACCAACAAACACAAGGAGTCCTCACTAGGCAGGCCACCAACATGACCCAGCTTAAGATCAGTCAGCGAGACCCACCTCGTGTCCCCCTGAGCCATGGAGGTGTCCCACTTACACAGGGTGCTTGTTGTACATGACTGGCAGGAATTCATCCACGGGCAGCATCTTGCTAAAGGGCTCAGCCCCAATGAGCTTCTGGGCCCCGTGGAAGGAGATAGCATAGCCCAGGGTCCAGTAGGAGTAATCAGCTTCCACCAGGTTCCTGACATTGGGAACGGCTTTCTCAGGCTCCTGCACCTGCATTCTCTTCCGGCCAATGTAGCTGAAAGGGTGAAAAGATCAAGGAGGTTGGAACCAAAGTGAATTCGGAGCAAACAAGGCAGTTTGTCAGTCAGGGCAGGGCAAAGGGTCAGTGCAAGAAGCAATGGCCGACCCAGCTCACAGATTTCTGTCCTGCACCACTCCCAGACATCCACAGCTTCACACAGTGGGTGGTAGAGCTGTGAAAAGCTCCGTGAGGGAGCTCAGAGAACACAGTTCATGGCTCAGGACTGAGCTGTGCCAGTTCCTCCATCACAGCAGCATCTCCTACACTGCTGAGATCAGCCAATACTGCCCACAAAGCACAGTGATGGTGCCCAGGGGGCATCCCAGCACCAGCCTGCCCCAGAAGGCAGATCTGTCCCAATGGGAAGAGCCACTGAAGTCTCTGCCACTGTCCCCTGTACTCCAGCATCAACCTGCACCTGTCATgacccagcagtgctgtgaccTCCCCATACGCCCAGGAGGAGCTCCAGATGTCTGAGGACCAGTAACTTACATAAGCTCCCAGTCTAGCTGGGCTTTTTCAATGTCATCCATCAGCTTCATGAGCTTCCTCTTGAACTGGTGTTCAAAGCGCACATCATCCTCAATGACCAGCGTCTTCTCCAGTTCTCTGTTCACCACCTGAAATGGGAGGGTTCACAGGTGAGCAGAGTGGCCACATGGGCAACCTGAAGTTGGTGGGGTTGCCCTGATCTGGtatggacaccttccacagtCCATATGGACACCAAGCcatgtccaacctggccttgggcactcccagggatggggcagccacagcttctctgagcaatctgtgccagggcctgcccaccctcacagggaataattccttcccaatatcccacatctaatcctgccctccagcagtgggaagccattctgTCATCCTGTCACTCAGTGTCCTTGTCTCAAggccctctccagctctctggtAGCCCCTCTAGGTTgcagaaggggaaaggggagatgTGAAAGCTGAACACTGTGTTCCAGAAAACCCCTGTAATCCAAGGAAATCAGTTCCACTCTACACTTCCAGAAAGCTGTACCAGATTTCATGGTCTGCCCCAGGactggctgtgccccaggacacagcaCCTTCCTGTGGGAATGTGAGGGCTTCCAAACTCCTTACCTCCTTCCAGATGTAGTAGTGGCTAAGGAAGCAGCCAATCTCTCCTCGGGTCAGTGGCCTGGAGGAATAGGGGTCCTGGTACCCTGGGAGCATCTCGATGCTGAGAGCTTTGAGCTGACTCGTGTTCAGTGctctgggaaaggagagaggattAGCAGCAGTTCAGAGACACAAGTCAATTCAAGCCAGACACAGGCACAACGTGGAGAATGCTGCTCATGTTCAGGGAAAAGCCACACCTTGAGAGATTCCTGCACTTGTTTGGCTCAAAAACATggaggaaaatacatttctaagTCTAGCTCATATCCTTAACTCTGCCAAAGACTTCTCATCAATTTTCCTTAACTCTGCCAAGTACTTGTTGTGGGACCATCAGCATGTCAGGTGCTTAGTTTCGATTATTTCCCTTTGATTATTTAGCCTAAGTTTATTTTCCTTGGCTAAGATTATTTTCCCGTCCTTGACAAGATCCCAAGTCTCCAAGACCACTAGGTGGCATGTGGGCTCCAGTTCGAGACCTTTCTGCAATGCACAAACACAACATTTCTGCAGACCCTgatttttcattataaaatgATCTGAACACACCTTAGAATCAAGGAATCATTTAGGTGGGAAGAGCCCTCtaagaacatcaagtccaaccattaactcagcactgccaagcccaccataAACCATgtcccaggtgccacatctacacaatttttgaacacttccagggatggggactccaccactgccctgggcagttgtgccagggcctgacaAATCTGTATCCAATGTAACCctcctctggcactgcctgttgctgttccctctcctcctgtccctgttccctggagcagagctcgaccctctccagcttccccctcctggcagggattgcagagccagaaggtcaCCCCGAGCctcattttctccaggctgagcccccccagctccctcagttgcTTCTCCCTCAGTTGCTTCAAACCTTAGAGTaagctggggaagggctgggtcAGGGTTAAAGCTGCAGCAAAATGCTCTGTACCACAGGGGTGGGCAACCTTCCCAGGGCATAAATGCTCAAGTCACAGAAATCAGTATGATTTTAACCTGCTTTTCACCTTAGTCTGAACCCCCCTGCCCTGGTTCTCTCACAGAGACTGACTAATtgcaaaagaagagagaaacagagcaaAACTGCCCCAAACAGACTGTCAGGCAGATCAAAGCAGTGTTTGCCTCCCCTCTCAGCCCAACCTGCCCCACCAAAAGGAGGTCAAGGCATCCAAGGAGATGCTGTGAAGCAGTTAAGTACATCCCACTCTTTGAAAACACCATCAACCCCAGCCAAAACTCACTTTCCATCCACAGCCTCCACTACCTTGACTGCAATCTCCTGCTCATAGAGAGTCCGCAGCATCCGATCCCTCCTGTCCTTCCTACGCTTCAGGTTGATCATGAAAATCTGGGTAGAAAAGAAAGACATCAGACTCCTGGCTGGGCagtgagggagaggagaagtCTTGATCCActctcctccagcagcccctctggaAGAGCAGGTCTTCTGAAAATACCAGGTGCTTTTTTATTCCAGGTTGTTTTGAATTTGTGCAAAAATTGGAGTTGgttttgagtttggttttgttctctttctaaGAACTACTTCTGATGGATGTCCATGGGGGAAAGTTGCTCTTTGAGGATGAACAGAAGTTTTATAATTTCTAAAGATGCAGGATGTTTAGGTTTATATTGAACACAGAGTAACACAGCCATCTGCAGGCTCAGTCCCACAGGAACAATGACCCACaatgctgtccctgcctggacTGAGGACCATCAGCAGGGTCACCATCCAAGTACAAGGTCATGGTAAAGAGCATTTTTGTAATTACTTCAGGCTCTGAGACACTGCTGCTGAGAGCCAAGGCTGGGAACAGAGATGTCTGGGTAGAGCTCCATCCAAGCCTCAAGGAGACTCTGGAGGGCTGAGGACTGAAGCCCTCGTGGCAGGTAAACCTCAGAGGCTCAGGGATATTTTTCAGTTccagaaagacaagaaaaagtgCAGTGTTGTAGCCCATGGAGCAAAACCTCATCCCAGTAAGAAGCAGAACAAATTCCAGGTCAGGACAAATGCAAAACTAATGAATCACATAAATAAAGTGCAGCcacaaagaaaaacatggaaaaagcCTGGACCAGCTGTGCCCTAAACACAGATGCTCAGACACACCAGGCAGGATCAGGTTCAGCTTTACCAGTCACACAAACAGAGGGAGCAGAACAGCCCAAGGAGACAAAGCTCCCTGATCCCCACAACCCCTTGGTCACGGTGCCAAGGTCTCTCTGGCAGCTGCACACGCAGgggctgctggctctgggaatAACACAGACACCAGAAAATCAAAGCATGGCAGATCCCTCTCAACCCTTCTCCCTCTGTATGGTTGGCACATCTCCTGGGAGTACCCAGCTGTGAGCCTGGATcacccacccagctgctctgggcccTCCAGTGTCCCTTTGAGGTGAGTGAaatccttccctcctgcctctggaaACCAGGAGGGCTTTCCCATAGGGCCAGTTTCTGTCACAGATGGAAGGACAGCCAAGCTGCTCTGTGGAGTCAGATGTAGAGGAAGTGCAGAATTAAATAACCTGCTTTTCAGCCTCACTTCTGCCATCTCCTCCTAGCTGGattaaaacacagaatcacagaatggtttgggttgggagagaccttaaagaccatctggttccaactccctgccatgggcagggacactttccactagaccagatcGTTGCAAGCCCCACATCCATAACACCAAGAGAGGAAGACCAAAGGTTCGTTGGGCACTGCCCCTACACCCAAATCTGCCCATTCAAACAGGGGTCTTGTAGCAGACACCAAGTGCCCACAGACCTGATCAGCCTCCTTTCACCACAGGAAACATCAGACCACTCCCTGAGGCCCTTCTCTTCAGCTTCCCTGAGCTTACCAGTTCTGGCCATATAAGGATGGCTATTTTCTCCTTGCAAAAGGTTTCCATCCAAAAGGTGAGTAATTGGAAAGAGGTAACTAAGCCAAAAGATAACATACTTCAAGGGAAGTACAGGGAAGCTCAGCTACAGGGAGAACCCAGGTCCTCCAGGCGATGAGTGGAAAACAAGACAATAAACAGCAAACAGGCTCCTTACTTCATCAAATCCCATCTTGTCAGGGTGCTTTGGAGGAACAGAGATGTACTGAGAGGGTTCAACGGGAGGACGATCGACTGAAAGAGAGCAGGGAGTTCAGACATCACCCCCAGGTACATCCTGCAGCACTGTAACCCCCAGGGACATCCTGCAGCAGTGTAACCCCCAGGGacatcctgcatcactgtaaccCCCAGGGacatcctgcatcactgtaaccCCCAGGGACATCCTGCAGCAGTGTAACCCCCAGGTACATCCTGCAGCAGTGTAACCCCCAGGTacatcctgcatcactgtaaccCCCAGGTACATCCTATCAGTGTAACCCCCAGGGACATCCTGCAGCAGTGTAACCCCCAGGGACATCCTGCAGCAGTGTAACCCCCAGGGACATCCTATCAGTGTAACCCCCAGGTACATCCTGCAGCAGTGTAACCCCCAGGGacatcctgcatcactgtaaccCCCAGGTacatcctgcatcactgtaaccCCCAGGGACATCCTGCAGCAGTGTAACCCCCAGGTACATCCTATCAGTGTAACTCCCAGGCACATCCTATCAGTGTAACTCCCAGGTACATCCTGCAGCAGTGTAACCCCCAGGGACATCCTGCAGCAGTGTAACCCCCAGGGACATCCTATCAGTGTAACCCCCAGGGACATCCTATCAGTGTAACCCCCAGGGACATCCTATCAATGTAACCCCCAGGGACATCCTGCAGCAGTGTAACCCCCAGGGACATCCTATCAGTGTAACCCCCAGGGACATCCTATCAGTGTAGCCCCCAGGGACATCCTATCAGTGTAACTCCCAGGTACATCCTATCAGTGTAACCCCCAGGGACATCCTATCAGTGTAACCCCCAGGAacatcctgcatcactgtaaccCCCAGGTACATCCTGCAGCAGTGTAACCCCCAGGGACATCCTGCAGCAGTGTAACCCCCAGGGACATCCTATCAGTGTAACCCCCAGGGACATCCTGCAGCAGTGTAACCCCCAGGGACATCCTGCAGCAGTGTAACCCCCAGGGacatcctgcatcactgtaaccCCCAGGGACATCCTATCAGTGTAACCCCCAGGTACATCCTATCAGTGTAACCCCCAGGGACATCCTATCAGTGTAACCCCCAGGGACATCCTATCAGTGTAACCCCCAGGGACATCCTGCAGCAGTGTAACCCCCAGGGACATCCTATCAGTGTAACCCCCAGGGACATCCTGCAGCAGTGTGACCCCCAGGGACATCCTGCAGCAGTGTAACCCCCAGGGACATCCTGCAGCAGTGTAACCCCCAGGTACATCCTATCAGTGTAACCCCCAGGGACATCCTGCAGCAGTGTAACAGGTCTGCACTGTTTCCACAGTGGCTCCAGGGGAGGTGGGATGAGGAGGCAGCGCAGGATGGGTACAGCAGGAAGCACCCACGTTGCAAAGCCAGAGCCAGCGGCCAGGTACCAGACAGGCATCAGGAATGAAACATGGTCTGCAGCACCCTTTCCACATGAAAGAGGCATTTTTGCATTTGATATGGGGAAGTTGAGGGACTTGGTAGATGGGGTTGAGCTGACCATGCAGTGATTACATTCCTGGGTAGAAAAGTGGTGGAAGATGGACAACTGCTTATCAAAACAGTATGAGAGCAGTCAGAGCAGGATGCAACCTCCTGAGGGTGTTAGAGCTAGGCCActggcaggagagctctgcagacaTGGGGGGCATCCATCAGGGCAGGGGAACACCAGCTTACTCATGGCCTCGATCAGGGTATGCACAAAGTTCTCAGCTTCTTCCTGCAGTGACTGGTGTGGTTTCAGAGGCATGGGGAGGAATCCATAGTGCTCACGGTTGCAGACGAACATCTGTATTCCTGGGGATCACAAAAAGCAGAAACTAGAACCAGGTCTGCTACTGGCAGATTTCATTGCTCTGTGGCCATGTAGCCACAATCAAACTTGTGCCAGGACCTCAGTCCCAAAAAGTTATGCTTCCTAAACAAAGAATTCCAAACCATTCCAGTGCCATTTTCTGTTTGGCCTACTTGCTTCCTACCTAACACTTCAAGGATATGAACTGatagggaatggcttcaaactgacagagagcagggtgAGATTAAGGATTAGGAGGAAACTTCTTTgtcagggtgggcaggccctggcacaggtgcccagagaagctgtggctgccccatccctggaagtgtccaaggccaggttggacagggcttggagcaacctgggctggtggaaggtgtccctgcccatggcagggggtggaatgagatgagctttaaagtcccttccaacccaaaccattctgttcTTTATCActgcttccttttgctttggctagaaaataaagacaacaCGTTTTCACCTGTGCTGGGAAAGGATTTTGAGGA of the Pithys albifrons albifrons isolate INPA30051 chromosome 10, PitAlb_v1, whole genome shotgun sequence genome contains:
- the COLGALT2 gene encoding procollagen galactosyltransferase 2 isoform X1; its protein translation is MAASAGRSPLLLPLLPLFLPLFLPLPPGRCGASPAPPEPPEPPSPEPEPLPESALLQPTVLLAILARNAAHTLPHALGCIERLRYPKSRIALWAATDHNIDNTTAILREWLKNVQHLYHDVEWRPMEEPQSYPEEIGPKHWPSSRFSHVMRLRQAALRAARERWSDYILFVDADNLLTNPDTLKLLIAENKTLVAPMLESRSLYSNFWCGITPQGYYKRTLEYPLIREWKRMGCFAVPMVHSTFLIDLRKEASTKLMFYPPHQDYTWSFDDIMVFAFSSRQAGIQMFVCNREHYGFLPMPLKPHQSLQEEAENFVHTLIEAMIDRPPVEPSQYISVPPKHPDKMGFDEIFMINLKRRKDRRDRMLRTLYEQEIAVKVVEAVDGKALNTSQLKALSIEMLPGYQDPYSSRPLTRGEIGCFLSHYYIWKEVVNRELEKTLVIEDDVRFEHQFKRKLMKLMDDIEKAQLDWELIYIGRKRMQVQEPEKAVPNVRNLVEADYSYWTLGYAISFHGAQKLIGAEPFSKMLPVDEFLPVMYNKHPVTKYMEYYEPRDLKAFSAEPLLVYPTHYTGQPGYLSDTETSTIWDNETVATDWDRRHSWKSRQQEHIHSDAQNKEALPSLNEPSSRDEL
- the COLGALT2 gene encoding procollagen galactosyltransferase 2 isoform X2, which encodes MEEPQSYPEEIGPKHWPSSRFSHVMRLRQAALRAARERWSDYILFVDADNLLTNPDTLKLLIAENKTLVAPMLESRSLYSNFWCGITPQGYYKRTLEYPLIREWKRMGCFAVPMVHSTFLIDLRKEASTKLMFYPPHQDYTWSFDDIMVFAFSSRQAGIQMFVCNREHYGFLPMPLKPHQSLQEEAENFVHTLIEAMIDRPPVEPSQYISVPPKHPDKMGFDEIFMINLKRRKDRRDRMLRTLYEQEIAVKVVEAVDGKALNTSQLKALSIEMLPGYQDPYSSRPLTRGEIGCFLSHYYIWKEVVNRELEKTLVIEDDVRFEHQFKRKLMKLMDDIEKAQLDWELIYIGRKRMQVQEPEKAVPNVRNLVEADYSYWTLGYAISFHGAQKLIGAEPFSKMLPVDEFLPVMYNKHPVTKYMEYYEPRDLKAFSAEPLLVYPTHYTGQPGYLSDTETSTIWDNETVATDWDRRHSWKSRQQEHIHSDAQNKEALPSLNEPSSRDEL